TTATTTTACTCATCAGTCACACATCCATCTGAAGCCGATTGCACGTTCTTGATGTACTGTTTTAGAATATCATAAACCATTCATTAGAAACTAATCCAACAGATGTCAAAGAGACTTCAATTACATACATGCATACATACACAGTATATGAATTCATAATACCTTGTATAGAACTCCGCGGTTAACCTTGTATGCAGGAGCAGTCCATTTCTTTCTACGCTCATTCATTTCTTCGGGTGAAACTTGTGTGTCTATTCTCTTCTTTCCTATGTCAATGGTGATTATGTCTCCATTCTCTATCAGACCGATCGGACCACCCTCCTGCAGATATAAATAGTAAGCATACCCGGATAACAGCTTTCAGCATTATTATCTTCACATTCTCAAATCAGATAAATATCGCTTTTAGTATTTGAAAGAACCCAAAATCATCATAACTGTATAAGAGCTGGCCATCAACTATTCAGGCATACCGTTACCATTGTTCCATTTTGCTAaagctaaatatgatgactgaCACAATAGCATTTGTTTTCCGTACTATGGATCTATCAAATTTATCTTGTAATCCAATGAAGCCAGTGGACAGATAGAgaaaaagggagagagagagagagagagagagagagagacctgagCTTCAGGGCAAATGTGGCCAACAACAAAACCGTGTGACCCACCAGAGAACCTACCATCAGTCAGTAATGCACATTCCTGCAGCACCCAATAGCAACATATTGTCACTTTGTATAAGTGTGTATTTTTGGATATGGATAAAGTAGATAAATGAATCAGGTGACTACCATAAGCGAGTTCTTTAACTTAGAACATAAAAATTGATCAGACTAAGTAAATATCTCAATAACCCAGTAAACTGGTCATACCTTTCCAAGACCGGCACCCATTATTGCACTTGTTGGTGTCAACATCTCAGGCATACCTGGACCTCCTTTAGGCCCCTCTCCTCTGATAACAACCACTGTTCCCTGAAACACAATACATTTTAGcatataaagaaataaacagCTCTAGAGACGAACTTCATACGAGAATGGAAATTACCTTAAAACTCATTGGGTCTGCTGATATAGCAGCAAGCATAGATTCCTCTCCTTCAAATACAAGCGCAGGACCTAAAATAAATAGTTCCACTACATAAGCCCTATAATCGAGAAGCATTAGCTAGATATTGAGTGTAAAGAAGGCATTGGAGTGAACCAACTTTACCAGAGAAATATAATCCCTCTTTGCCGGTAATTTTTGCTACAGAACCATCTGGTGCAAGGTCTCCTCGCAAGATTTGTATGTGTCCAGTCTCCTTGATTGGATTTGACACAGGTCTAATTATCTCCTGGAAAATATATCAGAATTAATTAGAAAACTGTATAACTAAACATccattataaataagaagaAACAGCCAGTAGATTTCCATGAGATAactaataaaattacaaacaatcCTACCTGCCCTTCACTTAAGCTGGGGacgttttctaaattttgagcCAAAGTCTGCCCTGTGACTGGTAAGGAGATACAAAAGCGTAGTTATGTAATCAGTTTTATAAGTACTTCACATCAACTCAAAATGCTAAGTGGGTTTACAAGATGTTTGAGCATTAATACCTGTCATACAATCCCCATCCATAAATCCATGCTCTAATAGAAAGCGAAGAACAGCTGGTGTGCCACCAATCTGTgatcaaacaacaaaacttacaaaaatGATCAACAGAAACACACATAAGTAATAAGCAAAACGATTTTGCCAAAGCCCGCACCTTATGTATATCCTCCATAACATATTTCCCACTGGGTTTCAGATCTGCCAGAAACGGAACCGCATCGCTGACCTTCTGAAAATCATCAAGGGTCAACTCCAAACCAACAGACCTGAAACCATTTCAATTCATTACTACGGTCCATTGCTCTCCATGGTAATAACACTAAGCAAAACATATCAATCTGTCACCTTGCAATAGCAATTAGATGCAATACAGCATTTGTCGATCCTCCAAGGGCCATGACAGTAACCATTGCATTACGAAGTGATTTTGGAGTGATAATATCCCGTGGTTTCAAGTCCATTCTTAGCAATTCTAAAAGATATTTACCAGCTAAACGGCACTCGTCCAATTTTAATGGGTCTTCAGCTGGTATCGAAGAGcttcaaaaaaagaataagcaAATATATGAATCTTTGGAATAAGCATTTTGCACATACAATTTAGGATCTCCAATGTGCTTGTGGAAATAACTTTCAATTAAGCATAAATTTGTCAAAATGTTTGAAGTTGATGTTATAAATGTGGTCTTCAGGACTGAAAGCCTCACCTGTAAGGAAGGGACATTCCCATGGCTTCGATTGCAGAAGCCATTGTGTTAGCTGTGTACATACCACCACAGGCTCCAGCTCCAGGACATGAATGATGGAGGACAGTCTTTCTCTGTTCATCACTTATAGAACCACTAACAAATTCTCCATAACTCTGaaacacaaaattgaaaaacatgAGGAACCCCACAAGTACTAAAGCGATTTGACACCACAGTCACCAAGAATTTTTGTAACTTAATCCCAAAATTGAAAAACTCAATGAAGTCTCATAAATAAACTTCAGAATTTAGAAACAAGATGTTGATAGAAGAAAAGATAGATACCTGGAAAGCAGATACTATGTCATACGTCTTTTCTTGAAAATGGCCAGGCTGCAATCATATCAAAACAAGGTCAATAAGCTATCGAACCAACTAGTCACAAGGGTTCAGGGTTTAATGAACTGTTCCTTTCATCAATTTGATAAGTAAAGTACCTTAATGGTTCCACCATAAACCATAATGCCTGGTCTGTTAAGCCTTCCCATAGCCATAATAGTTCCAGGCATCTAAAAacgtcacaaaaaaaaacaacaatagaaCAAATCAACCACACATCCATGGAGATAACGGAAGAGGGGCACATTCCATttacacaacaacacaaaagaggGGGCAAAGCTCACATTTTTATCACAACCAGGAATAGATATGTTGCCATCATACCACTGAGCACTCATTACAGTCTCAATACTATCAGCAATCAAATCCCTAGACTGCAAACTAAAACACATCCCTCTCGTTCCCATCGAGATAGCATCACTAACACCAATCGTATTAAACCTAAACCCAACCATCCCAGCGTTTTGAACTCCTTCTTTCACAGCCTCAGACAACTTCAGCAAATGCATATTACAAGTGTTCCCTTCGTACCACACCGACGAGATACCAACTTGGGGTTTCAGCAAATCGTCGTCTGACAAACCCACACCGTGAAGAATCGCTTGAGACCCACCTTGGGATTTGGGTTCGGTGATTCTCGAGCTGTACTTGTTGAGCTTGTTGGCGTCAGTGGCGGGTGGGGAAGGATCAGCGGTCACGGATTGAACAGAGCAGGAGAAGGTTGAGGGGCGGTTGCGAGAGTTGACATTGTGGGAAGGGTGGAGAGGTTTACAGGGGAAGAGGGTGGCGCGTGGGGAGAAGATGGTGGCTTGCATGACGGCGCGCGGAGTAAATGGTTTACAAAGAGGGGCTTTGGCGGCGGCGTGTGGAGGAGAAACTTCAAAAAGTGAAAACTCTGATGAGAGTGAGAAGGAGATATAAATGGTCAGGATTcagatacaaatataaaaaataggGTTTTTTGGTAATTTCCGAACGGTGTCTTTTAGTATAAATTGGGAAATGTTTGGTTTAATTCGCCGGTTTGGTATATTGGATTTAAGTTAGTGATAGACTGGTAGGTAAGGGTGTCAAATCGGGTTCAATTGGGTCTGAAATAACCAATTGGAAAAAGATAAATACTGGGTTTAACTCGTTGGTTTTATATAGGGGATTAGTTGATTCAAGTTGTGTTAAAGTTGTAATGAAATATTTGGCTATAAAATTGCATTGAAGAGATAAtaaattggtttggtttcatctttttttttttaataatcaataccgcaaaagaaatcaaaccatatctataatacaaaaaaaatacccCACTAAAATACcatatttataatataggagtcaagtaaaaaaaaaaaaatatatatatatatatata
The Camelina sativa cultivar DH55 chromosome 15, Cs, whole genome shotgun sequence DNA segment above includes these coding regions:
- the LOC104746960 gene encoding dihydroxy-acid dehydratase, chloroplastic — encoded protein: MQATIFSPRATLFPCKPLHPSHNVNSRNRPSTFSCSVQSVTADPSPPATDANKLNKYSSRITEPKSQGGSQAILHGVGLSDDDLLKPQVGISSVWYEGNTCNMHLLKLSEAVKEGVQNAGMVGFRFNTIGVSDAISMGTRGMCFSLQSRDLIADSIETVMSAQWYDGNISIPGCDKNMPGTIMAMGRLNRPGIMVYGGTIKPGHFQEKTYDIVSAFQSYGEFVSGSISDEQRKTVLHHSCPGAGACGGMYTANTMASAIEAMGMSLPYSSSIPAEDPLKLDECRLAGKYLLELLRMDLKPRDIITPKSLRNAMVTVMALGGSTNAVLHLIAIARSVGLELTLDDFQKVSDAVPFLADLKPSGKYVMEDIHKIGGTPAVLRFLLEHGFMDGDCMTVTGQTLAQNLENVPSLSEGQEIIRPVSNPIKETGHIQILRGDLAPDGSVAKITGKEGLYFSGPALVFEGEESMLAAISADPMSFKGTVVVIRGEGPKGGPGMPEMLTPTSAIMGAGLGKECALLTDGRFSGGSHGFVVGHICPEAQEGGPIGLIENGDIITIDIGKKRIDTQVSPEEMNERRKKWTAPAYKVNRGVLYKYIKNVQSASDGCVTDE